One Bombus fervidus isolate BK054 chromosome 5, iyBomFerv1, whole genome shotgun sequence DNA window includes the following coding sequences:
- the LOC139987451 gene encoding lipid storage droplets surface-binding protein 1-like: protein MARTNPKTRYSENKRHSDLPRFESVVRISNLPIVENSIHIAGNVYDRLKRSNSLMSWSLCTAEQSLAIATASAKPAISVLNGPITTIDQLLCKGIDIVEQRVPAVHLPPHLIYCNAREYVSNKIVRPVLMRAGSVKLIGSQAANAAVDRLDGALTVADKYVDRYLPADSTDTVDHDSSPSEPVSKTTRTIKHGARLSRKLQKRLTRRTLAEARALKEQGTECIHILLYIVELLATDPKLAFKKAKELWGTLSLPEPENQARPTTLEQLLVLLTRESARRIVHLVNGTTALAARTPRNLGRLLIGVSHQLLVVADATFRMMPIIGKRGAAKEQISAINLAIQRLNSSINHLLEQFATFLAGRPCVSKVTHAKSHQQNHNNYMSMSSKPPVNGIDTIE from the exons ATGGCGCGAACAAACCCGAAAACTCGATATTCCGAAAACAAACGGCACTCCGATTTGCCGCGTTTCGAATCAGTTGTTAGAATCTCCAACCTTCCTATTGTAGAAAACAGTATACATATCGCTGGTAATGTCTACGATAGACTAAAG cgTTCAAATTCATTGATGAGCTGGAGTTTATGTACTGCTGAACAATCACTTGCAATTGCAACAGCGTCAGCGAAACCTGCGATTTCCGTATTAAATGGGCCTATTACGACGATCGATCAATTGCTCTGTAAAGGTATCGATATCGTTGAACAGAGAGTACCAGCCGTGCATCTTCCTCCGCATCTT aTATACTGCAATGCACGAGAATATGTGAGCAACAAAATCGTGAGGCCTGTTCTAATGCGTGCCGGAAGCGTGAAACTGATAGGAAGCCAAGCCGCGAACGCAGCGGTAGACAGATTAGATGGAGCTTTAACTGTCGCAGATAAATATGTTGATCGTTACTTGCCTGCTGATTCTACCGATACAGTAGACCATG attCCTCTCCATCTGAACCTGTGAGTAAGACCACACGAACTATCAAACATGGTGCCAGGCTATCTAGGAAATTACAAAAACGGCTAACGCGTCGCACATTAGCAGAAGCTCGAGCGCTTAAGGAACAAGGAACGGAATGCATTCATATACTTTTGTATATTGTAGAATTG TTAGCAACGGACCCAAAACTAGCGTttaaaaaagcaaaagaacTTTGGGGAACATTAAGTTTGCCTGAACCAGAAAACCAAGCTCGACCAACTACTCTAGAACAGTTATTGGTTCTTTTAACACGTGAATCTGCGCGTCGCATTGTTCATCTGGTGAATGGGACAACAGCGTTAGCAGCTAGAACTCCGCGCAATCTTGGTAGACTTCTCATTGGAGTGTCGCATCAATTGCTCGTAGTTGCGGATGCTACTTTCAGA ATGATGCCAATAATCGGTAAAAGGGGTGCAGCAAAAGAACAAATTTCAGCCATTAATTTGGCTATACAAAGGCTCAATTCATCTATAAATCATTTATTG GAGCAGTTCGCAACTTTTCTAGCTGGTCGCCCATGTGTTTCCAAAGTAACACATGCAAAGAGTCATCAACAAAACCACAACAACTACATGTCGATGTCTTCAAAACCTCCCGTAAATGGTATCGATACTATCGAGTAA